A window from Pseudomonas sp. MRSN 12121 encodes these proteins:
- a CDS encoding ABC transporter permease encodes MNQSTVWRRFLGQPSALLGALFLLLLSLLAVAAPWLVPASPWAMSARPMLAPFQDPAHWLGSDLLGRDLASGLLHGARVSLAVGALASLATLVAGSLVGAIAGYVGGWLDGVLMRIAEFFQIIPQLVLAVILVAILEPSLGSIVLAIALVAWPAVARLVRSEFLSLRQREFVQAARVLGQSPWAIVTRQILPNALAPLLVTMTFVMATAILTEAALAFLGLSDPEAMSWGYMINTSRGLLRDAWWMSLLPGGAILLCVLAVNRVGEGLRVAFEPARRPGDAP; translated from the coding sequence ATGAACCAGTCCACGGTGTGGCGACGTTTTCTCGGCCAGCCCTCGGCGCTGCTCGGCGCGCTGTTCCTGCTGCTGTTGAGCCTGCTGGCGGTGGCCGCGCCCTGGCTCGTCCCGGCATCGCCCTGGGCGATGAGCGCGCGGCCGATGCTGGCGCCGTTCCAGGACCCGGCCCACTGGCTGGGCAGCGACCTGCTGGGCCGCGACCTGGCCAGCGGCCTGCTGCACGGCGCCCGGGTGTCGCTGGCGGTGGGCGCCCTGGCCAGCCTGGCGACCCTGGTGGCGGGCTCGCTGGTGGGGGCCATCGCCGGCTATGTCGGCGGCTGGCTGGACGGTGTGCTGATGCGCATCGCCGAGTTTTTCCAGATCATCCCGCAGCTGGTGCTGGCGGTGATCCTGGTGGCGATCCTCGAACCCTCCCTGGGCTCCATCGTGCTGGCCATCGCCCTGGTGGCGTGGCCGGCGGTGGCGCGGCTGGTGCGCAGCGAATTCCTCAGCCTGCGCCAGCGCGAGTTCGTCCAGGCCGCCCGGGTGCTGGGGCAATCGCCCTGGGCGATCGTCACCCGGCAGATCCTGCCCAACGCCCTGGCGCCGCTGCTGGTGACCATGACCTTCGTCATGGCCACGGCCATCCTCACCGAGGCGGCCCTGGCCTTCCTCGGCCTGAGCGACCCGGAAGCCATGAGCTGGGGCTACATGATCAATACGTCACGCGGGCTGCTGCGCGATGCCTGGTGGATGAGCCTGCTGCCCGGCGGCGCGATCCTGCTGTGCGTGCTGGCGGTCAATCGCGTCGGCGAAGGCCTGCGCGTGGCCTTCGAACCTGCCCGTCGACCCGGAGATGCGCCATGA
- a CDS encoding ABC transporter ATP-binding protein, producing the protein MNQSLQALLDIQHLRIALPAGGDRSHALHDLSLQLRRGECLCVVGESGSGKSMLAKALLRLLPRPLRVESRRLAFRGQDLAGLDEEAMRQLRGRDISLVFQEPMSALNPLLSVGRQIDETLRAHGVKAAATRRQRVLELLGYVGLPDPPRLRHAYPFELSGGQRQRVVIAMALAFDPALLIADEPTSALDVTTQGQILDLLRRIQREKGMAMLFITHDFAVVEAVADRVLVLEKGHVVEQGAVAEVLRAPRENYTRRLLEAVAAVPLHPRQARAEAAVVLSARQLEKHFRRRGGGWRRHSTRALAGVDLELREGQTLGIVGESGSGKSTLGRCLVRLLQADRGSIQWQGREVAGLSQARLRPLRGAVQMIFQDPFASLNPRQDIGTILMTGPLAQGWSKADAQRQARRVLELVGLPATALERYPHEFSGGQRQRIGIARALAVEPRVLIADECVSALDALIQVQILELLEALQRRLGLSLVFITHDLRVAARLCDRIAVMHGGQVVEQGATATLLARPRHPYTQTLLRGFAPAVAPPAATQTIEVAP; encoded by the coding sequence ATGAACCAGAGCCTGCAAGCGCTGCTGGATATTCAACACCTGCGCATTGCGCTGCCGGCCGGCGGCGACCGCAGCCATGCGCTGCATGACCTGTCGCTGCAACTGCGGCGCGGCGAATGCCTGTGCGTGGTCGGCGAGTCCGGGTCGGGCAAGTCGATGCTGGCCAAGGCCCTGCTGCGCCTGTTGCCGCGCCCGTTGCGAGTGGAAAGCAGGCGCCTGGCATTTCGTGGCCAGGACCTGGCCGGGCTCGATGAAGAGGCCATGCGCCAACTGCGCGGGCGCGACATCAGCCTGGTTTTCCAGGAGCCCATGAGCGCCCTCAACCCGTTGCTGAGCGTGGGCCGGCAGATCGACGAAACCCTGCGCGCCCATGGGGTCAAGGCGGCCGCCACGCGGCGCCAGCGGGTGCTCGAGCTGCTCGGCTATGTCGGCTTGCCTGACCCGCCGCGCCTGCGGCACGCCTATCCGTTCGAGCTGTCGGGCGGCCAGCGCCAGCGGGTGGTGATCGCCATGGCCCTGGCGTTCGATCCGGCGCTGCTGATCGCCGACGAGCCGACCTCGGCGCTGGACGTCACCACCCAGGGGCAGATCCTCGACCTGCTGCGGCGGATCCAGCGAGAGAAGGGCATGGCGATGCTGTTTATCACCCACGACTTTGCCGTGGTCGAAGCGGTCGCCGACCGCGTGCTGGTCCTGGAAAAAGGCCATGTGGTGGAGCAGGGAGCGGTCGCCGAAGTGCTGCGCGCGCCCCGCGAAAACTACACCCGGCGCCTGCTCGAGGCGGTGGCCGCAGTGCCGCTGCATCCCCGGCAAGCGCGGGCCGAGGCGGCCGTGGTGCTGAGCGCGCGGCAGCTGGAAAAGCATTTCCGCCGCCGCGGCGGCGGATGGCGGCGGCACAGCACCCGGGCCCTGGCCGGGGTCGATCTGGAACTGCGCGAAGGCCAGACCCTGGGCATCGTCGGCGAGTCGGGCTCCGGCAAGTCGACCCTGGGCCGCTGCCTGGTGCGTTTGCTGCAGGCGGATCGCGGCAGTATCCAGTGGCAGGGCAGGGAAGTCGCCGGGCTGTCCCAGGCGCGCCTGCGGCCATTGCGCGGCGCGGTGCAGATGATCTTCCAGGACCCGTTCGCCTCGCTCAACCCACGGCAGGACATCGGTACGATCCTGATGACCGGGCCCCTGGCCCAGGGCTGGAGCAAGGCGGACGCGCAGCGTCAGGCGCGCCGGGTGCTGGAACTGGTGGGCCTGCCGGCGACCGCGCTGGAGCGTTATCCCCATGAGTTTTCCGGGGGCCAGCGCCAGCGCATCGGCATCGCCCGGGCCCTGGCGGTGGAGCCCAGGGTGCTGATCGCCGACGAGTGCGTCTCGGCCCTCGATGCGCTGATCCAGGTGCAGATTCTCGAACTGCTGGAGGCGCTGCAACGGCGCCTGGGCCTGAGCCTGGTGTTTATCACCCATGACTTGCGCGTGGCCGCCCGGCTGTGCGACCGCATCGCGGTGATGCACGGCGGCCAGGTGGTGGAGCAGGGCGCGACGGCGACCCTGCTGGCCCGGCCCCGGCATCCCTACACCCAGACCCTGCTACGGGGCTTTGCCCCGGCCGTGGCGCCGCCGGCCGCGACACAAACCATCGAGGTCGCGCCATGA
- a CDS encoding LLM class flavin-dependent oxidoreductase → MSPPRRTMSLNAFLMATGHHVAGWRHPDAQADGGLDFEHYRQLALTAERGCFDALFLSDTLAMLPGSREALSRMSRTEHFEPLTLLGALAAVTRRIGLVATVTTSYNSVDSVAAGFASLEALSGGRSGWNLVTSSNAEEAFNFGRQAHFEHAQRYGLAREFLARVRARWTQRGLAPVQVLAGASRAGCQLAAAHAEVVFTAQPELAGAQRFYRELKGLLPHYGRHAGQLKIMPGVLPIVADSAAEAEALYQQLQDLVQPEVGLSLLADIAGGADLSACDLDGPLPELPATQSGVSRRELLIGVARREGLSIRQLYLRMAAARGHLVLVGEPRQIADRLEQWFVEEAADGFNVMPPYLPGGLERFVDKVVPELQRRGLFRRAYQGRTLRDHLGLSRPDYLVSEEVHSAHG, encoded by the coding sequence ATGAGCCCGCCGCGCAGGACGATGAGCCTGAACGCGTTCCTGATGGCCACCGGGCACCACGTCGCCGGCTGGCGGCACCCCGACGCCCAGGCCGATGGCGGGCTGGACTTCGAGCATTACCGGCAGTTGGCGCTGACCGCCGAACGCGGCTGTTTCGACGCGCTGTTTCTCTCCGACACCCTGGCCATGCTGCCGGGCAGCCGCGAGGCGCTGAGCCGGATGTCGCGCACCGAGCACTTCGAGCCCCTGACCCTGCTCGGCGCGCTGGCGGCGGTGACCCGGCGCATCGGCCTGGTGGCGACCGTCACCACCTCCTACAACAGCGTCGACAGCGTGGCCGCCGGTTTCGCCTCCCTGGAGGCCCTCAGCGGTGGTCGCAGCGGCTGGAACCTGGTGACCTCGAGCAACGCCGAAGAAGCCTTCAACTTCGGCCGCCAGGCGCATTTCGAACACGCCCAGCGCTATGGCCTGGCCCGGGAGTTCCTGGCCCGGGTACGCGCGCGCTGGACGCAACGCGGCCTGGCGCCGGTGCAGGTATTGGCCGGTGCCTCCAGGGCCGGTTGCCAATTGGCCGCGGCCCATGCCGAAGTGGTGTTCACCGCGCAGCCGGAGCTGGCCGGCGCCCAGCGCTTCTATCGGGAACTCAAGGGGCTGTTGCCGCATTACGGGCGCCACGCCGGCCAGTTGAAAATCATGCCCGGGGTGCTGCCGATCGTCGCCGACAGCGCCGCCGAGGCCGAAGCCCTGTACCAGCAGTTGCAGGACCTGGTGCAGCCTGAAGTAGGCTTGTCGCTCCTGGCGGACATCGCCGGTGGCGCCGATCTGTCGGCCTGCGACCTGGACGGCCCGTTGCCCGAGCTGCCGGCGACCCAGTCCGGGGTCAGCCGGCGCGAGCTGCTGATCGGCGTGGCCCGCCGCGAAGGCCTGAGCATCCGCCAGCTGTACCTGCGCATGGCGGCGGCACGCGGGCACCTGGTGCTGGTGGGCGAGCCGCGGCAGATCGCCGACCGCCTGGAGCAGTGGTTCGTCGAGGAGGCCGCCGACGGTTTTAATGTGATGCCGCCCTACCTGCCGGGCGGGCTGGAACGTTTCGTCGACAAGGTGGTGCCGGAACTGCAACGTCGCGGGCTGTTTCGCCGCGCCTACCAGGGCCGCAC